In Propionispora hippei DSM 15287, the following are encoded in one genomic region:
- a CDS encoding AraC family ligand binding domain-containing protein produces the protein MEPEVRTVIYDAELTVEAYRFQGIMQKFPNHFHDYYVIGFIENGRRYLSCKNKEYTIEPGDLLLFNPCDNHTCEQIDGRPLDYRCINVQSEVMRKAALEITEREYLPYFTQPVVFHSELVASLRELHAMILAKEPDFRKEERFLWLLGQLIAEYTEQTAVSGLDGSSPETERTCEYLENNYTKNITLRELSAVAGVSKYYLLRSFTKQKGISPYSYLATLRVTRAKQLLEQGVTPLEAGLQTGFTDQSHFTHFFKKLIGLTPRQYQKIFEEPR, from the coding sequence GTGGAGCCCGAGGTAAGGACAGTCATTTATGATGCGGAATTAACAGTGGAGGCGTACCGCTTCCAGGGGATCATGCAGAAGTTTCCCAATCATTTTCATGATTATTATGTCATTGGCTTCATTGAAAATGGGCGGCGTTATTTGTCGTGCAAAAATAAGGAATACACCATAGAGCCAGGCGATTTGCTATTGTTTAATCCCTGTGACAATCATACCTGTGAACAGATCGACGGCCGGCCGCTGGATTACCGCTGCATCAATGTGCAATCCGAGGTTATGCGAAAAGCTGCACTGGAAATAACGGAACGGGAATACCTGCCTTATTTTACCCAGCCGGTGGTGTTTCACAGCGAGCTGGTTGCTTCTTTGCGGGAGTTGCATGCTATGATCCTGGCGAAGGAACCGGATTTTAGGAAAGAGGAAAGATTTCTTTGGCTGCTGGGGCAATTGATCGCCGAGTATACGGAGCAAACGGCGGTCTCCGGTCTCGATGGTTCAAGTCCGGAAACCGAGCGGACTTGCGAGTATCTTGAAAATAATTACACGAAGAACATTACGCTACGGGAGTTAAGCGCGGTTGCCGGGGTAAGCAAGTATTATCTGCTGCGTTCCTTTACGAAGCAAAAGGGGATTTCACCGTATAGCTATTTGGCCACGCTGCGGGTAACCCGAGCCAAGCAACTGTTAGAACAGGGAGTGACGCCATTGGAAGCCGGCCTGCAGACCGGCTTTACCGATCAAAGCCATTTCACTCATTTTTTTAAAAAGCTGATTGGTCTGACACCGCGGCAGTATCAAAAAATTTTTGAGGAACCGCGCTGA
- the ltrA gene encoding group II intron reverse transcriptase/maturase: protein MRTKLTRIAELAKQRPKIKLQTLIHAMDEESLKAAHRALSADKAVGVDAVTKDEYGEKLEENITELLARMKRQAYKPQPVKRVYIPKADKKKRPLGIPAYEDKLVQKALNEILTVIYEQEFLDCSYGFRPERSCHDALKEVSKILERQKISYVVDADIKGFFDNVEHGWMMKLLEDRIQDPNLLRLIQRFLKAGVIEAGVEYETDTGTPQGGIISPTLANVYLHYVLDLWFTVKIKRECRGEAYIIRYCDDFVCFFQYQDDAEIFYGKLIERLRKFNLEIAEEKTKIIEFGRFAVERRNKRGEGKPGTFDFLGCTHYCSQNKNGNFRVKRKTSRKKFKTKLKHFAEWLYQNMHTELGTLIKQINAKLVGHFCYYGITDNSNGIHTFGYRVRRKLFEILNRRSQKKSLTWERFAKLTDRFPLAKARIYVNIYG from the coding sequence TTGAGAACAAAACTGACAAGGATAGCTGAGTTAGCCAAACAAAGACCGAAAATTAAACTGCAAACCCTAATCCATGCCATGGATGAAGAAAGCCTGAAAGCGGCCCATAGAGCACTGTCAGCAGACAAAGCAGTTGGGGTTGACGCTGTAACAAAAGACGAATATGGTGAAAAGCTAGAAGAAAACATTACCGAATTGTTAGCAAGAATGAAGCGGCAAGCCTATAAACCGCAACCCGTAAAGAGAGTCTACATCCCCAAAGCTGATAAGAAGAAAAGACCGCTAGGAATACCGGCCTATGAGGACAAACTGGTACAGAAAGCACTTAATGAAATCCTGACGGTCATCTACGAACAGGAATTTCTAGACTGCTCCTATGGATTCAGGCCAGAAAGAAGCTGTCATGACGCATTGAAGGAAGTCTCAAAAATCCTAGAAAGACAGAAAATCAGCTATGTAGTAGATGCGGACATTAAAGGATTCTTTGACAATGTGGAACATGGGTGGATGATGAAGTTACTGGAAGACCGAATCCAAGACCCGAACCTGCTGCGACTCATCCAACGCTTCCTAAAAGCCGGAGTCATAGAGGCAGGGGTAGAATATGAGACAGACACAGGAACGCCACAGGGAGGAATCATCTCCCCTACGCTGGCAAATGTATACCTGCACTATGTACTGGACCTATGGTTTACGGTAAAGATAAAGCGGGAATGCAGAGGCGAAGCCTACATAATCCGGTATTGTGATGACTTTGTATGCTTCTTTCAATACCAAGACGATGCGGAAATCTTCTATGGTAAGTTAATAGAACGATTAAGAAAATTCAACCTGGAGATAGCAGAGGAGAAAACAAAAATCATCGAATTCGGACGTTTCGCCGTGGAAAGGCGGAACAAAAGAGGAGAAGGAAAGCCAGGGACATTCGACTTTCTCGGCTGTACCCATTACTGCAGCCAAAACAAGAACGGAAATTTCCGAGTCAAAAGGAAAACCAGCCGGAAGAAATTTAAAACGAAGCTAAAACACTTTGCTGAATGGCTCTATCAAAACATGCACACAGAGCTAGGAACCCTGATCAAACAGATAAATGCCAAGCTGGTTGGGCACTTTTGCTACTATGGGATAACCGACAACAGTAATGGAATCCATACATTTGGATACCGTGTACGGCGTAAATTGTTTGAAATACTCAATCGCAGAAGTCAAAAGAAGAGCCTGACGTGGGAAAGATTTGCAAAACTAACAGATAGATTCCCGCTAGCAAAAGCGAGAATCTATGTGAATATTTATGGCTAG
- a CDS encoding carboxymuconolactone decarboxylase family protein — translation MAEAGQVSNAFQVFMKEAPGHQAAWLEAVQKLGAASKLDGKTEELAYLAVLAALRLEGGLPFHVKHARGLGATREEVISAILVGLPAAGNTVLQALPVALQAFDSE, via the coding sequence ATGGCTGAAGCAGGACAGGTTAGCAATGCGTTTCAAGTGTTTATGAAAGAAGCTCCCGGTCATCAGGCAGCCTGGCTGGAAGCCGTGCAGAAATTAGGTGCGGCCAGCAAACTGGACGGCAAAACCGAGGAACTGGCTTATCTTGCCGTACTGGCGGCATTGCGCCTGGAGGGTGGTTTGCCGTTTCATGTAAAACATGCCAGGGGGCTGGGGGCTACCCGGGAGGAAGTTATCAGTGCCATCCTGGTTGGCTTACCGGCAGCGGGAAATACAGTGCTTCAGGCATTGCCTGTTGCCCTCCAGGCTTTTGACAGTGAATGA
- the ahpC gene encoding alkyl hydroperoxide reductase subunit C yields the protein MSLIGTEVKPFKAQAYHNGKFIEVTEADFKGKWSVVCFYPADFTFVCPTELEDLQNQYETLKELGVEVYSVSTDTHFTHKAWHDTSDTIRKITYIMIGDPSHTISRNFEVLIENDGVADRGTFIIDPDGVVQAVEINAGGIGRDASALINKIKAAQYIRKNPKEVCPARWKEGGATLRPSLDLVGKI from the coding sequence ATGTCGTTAATTGGAACTGAAGTAAAACCCTTTAAAGCACAGGCTTATCACAACGGAAAGTTTATCGAAGTCACGGAAGCCGATTTCAAAGGTAAATGGAGCGTTGTCTGCTTCTATCCGGCAGACTTTACTTTTGTCTGCCCGACAGAATTGGAAGACCTGCAAAATCAATATGAAACGCTAAAAGAGCTGGGTGTAGAAGTATATTCGGTTTCTACCGATACCCACTTTACCCATAAAGCATGGCATGACACCTCGGACACCATCCGGAAAATTACCTATATCATGATTGGTGACCCGTCCCATACGATATCCAGAAACTTCGAAGTACTTATTGAAAACGACGGTGTTGCCGATCGCGGCACCTTCATCATTGATCCTGACGGTGTCGTGCAAGCCGTGGAAATTAATGCCGGCGGCATCGGCCGTGACGCCAGTGCTTTGATCAATAAAATCAAAGCGGCCCAGTATATTAGAAAAAATCCAAAAGAAGTTTGCCCGGCCAGATGGAAAGAAGGCGGCGCAACGCTCAGACCCAGCCTGGATTTGGTAGGAAAGATTTAA
- a CDS encoding VOC family protein produces the protein MRPKLTIITLGVKDLAAASQFYRDGLGWPPSKASQDQIVFFDAGGVGLALYPRDLLAEDATVPSAGSGFTGITLAHNTKSKEEVDQVLAQAVQAGATLVKPAQAVFWGGYSGYFADPDGHLWEVAWNPFIEFDENDALIFP, from the coding sequence ATGAGACCAAAACTAACGATAATTACTCTGGGTGTAAAAGATCTGGCTGCCGCCAGTCAATTTTATCGTGACGGGTTGGGTTGGCCACCGTCTAAAGCCAGCCAAGATCAAATTGTCTTTTTTGACGCAGGCGGCGTAGGCTTGGCTTTATATCCCCGCGACCTGCTGGCCGAAGACGCCACTGTGCCCTCGGCCGGTTCAGGCTTTACCGGCATCACTCTGGCCCATAACACCAAGAGCAAGGAAGAAGTGGACCAGGTGTTAGCCCAGGCCGTCCAGGCCGGTGCTACACTGGTCAAACCCGCCCAGGCGGTATTCTGGGGCGGCTACAGCGGGTACTTTGCCGATCCTGACGGCCACCTGTGGGAGGTGGCCTGGAATCCCTTTATCGAATTCGATGAGAACGATGCTTTAATCTTCCCTTAA
- a CDS encoding DMT family transporter gives MLTGHALACLTIFIWGTTFISTKVLLKAFSPVEILFLRFVIGFIALSLAYPSRLPWQGKIRELYFAAAGLCGITLYFLLENIALTYTLASNVAIILSMAPFFTAMFAHLFLDGERLRFQFFLGFALAITGIFLIGFNGHAVPGLNPLGDLLAVLAAVVWAAYSILTMKIAGFRYNTIQTTRRIFLYGLLFMLPALGVFGFIPDPGQMLKPINLSNLLFLGLGASALCFVTWNVAVTVLGAVKTSAYIYLVPVITAATAVLVLREQLTGMSFVGMILTLTGLFFSEHRFRLPVRERMESE, from the coding sequence ATGCTTACCGGACATGCCTTGGCCTGTCTCACGATTTTTATCTGGGGAACCACTTTTATTTCCACCAAGGTCCTGCTGAAGGCTTTCTCGCCGGTGGAAATTTTGTTTTTGCGCTTTGTCATCGGGTTTATCGCCTTATCACTGGCTTATCCGTCCAGACTGCCCTGGCAGGGAAAAATACGGGAATTGTATTTCGCAGCGGCCGGGCTTTGCGGGATTACCCTTTACTTTTTGCTGGAAAACATAGCGCTGACCTATACACTTGCCTCTAACGTGGCGATTATCCTTTCAATGGCGCCTTTTTTCACGGCCATGTTTGCCCACCTGTTTTTAGACGGCGAAAGGTTAAGGTTCCAGTTTTTTCTTGGCTTTGCCCTGGCCATAACTGGTATTTTTCTTATCGGCTTTAACGGTCATGCCGTGCCGGGACTAAATCCGTTAGGCGATTTGCTGGCCGTGCTGGCGGCCGTCGTATGGGCGGCCTATTCCATTTTGACTATGAAGATAGCCGGCTTCCGGTATAATACCATTCAGACGACACGGCGGATTTTTCTGTACGGACTATTGTTTATGCTGCCCGCCTTAGGGGTGTTTGGGTTTATTCCCGACCCCGGACAAATGCTAAAACCGATTAATTTGAGCAATCTCTTATTTCTTGGCCTGGGCGCCTCGGCGCTCTGCTTTGTAACCTGGAATGTTGCGGTTACCGTTTTAGGCGCGGTTAAAACCAGTGCCTACATTTACCTGGTGCCGGTCATTACGGCAGCCACGGCGGTCCTGGTACTGCGGGAACAACTGACCGGCATGTCCTTTGTCGGGATGATACTTACGCTGACCGGCTTGTTTTTCTCTGAGCACAGGTTTCGCCTTCCGGTCCGGGAGCGTATGGAAAGTGAGTGA
- the ahpF gene encoding alkyl hydroperoxide reductase subunit F, whose product MLLESDIKAQLSEYLQLMENDILIKVSAGSDTVSKDMLALVDELASLSSKIKVEHVDLPRTPSFSINRVGENTGIIFAGIPLGHEFTSLVLALLQTSGRAPKVDGKLIEQIKQIKGHYRFETYISLSCHICPEIVQALNLMSVLNPGITHTMIDGAAFRDEVESKNIMAVPTVHLNGEFFSSGQMTLEEFVEKLDTTPDAAKFTDKEPFDVLVVGGGPAGVSAAIYAARKGIRTGLVADRFGGQIKDTLGIENFIGTKYTEGPKLSSNFEEHVKAYDIDVMKAQRAKSLTKKDFIEIELESGGILKGKTVVLATGARWRSIGVPGETEFRNKGIAYCPHCDGPVFKGKRIAVIGGGNSGIEAAIDLAGIVEHVTVLEFLPELKADGVLQKRLYSLPNVTVLKNVQTKEITGTDKVNGITYLDRATEKTHHIELEGVFILIGLVPNTNWLGESVERNRCGEIVVDNHGATNTPGVFAAGDCTTSPYKQIIISMGSGATAALSAFDYLIRN is encoded by the coding sequence ATGCTACTGGAGTCTGATATTAAAGCCCAATTATCTGAGTACCTTCAATTAATGGAGAACGATATACTGATTAAAGTGAGTGCAGGGTCCGATACGGTATCGAAAGATATGCTGGCTCTGGTAGACGAATTGGCTTCTTTATCTTCCAAGATCAAAGTGGAACACGTTGATCTGCCGCGAACGCCCAGCTTCAGTATCAATCGTGTCGGCGAAAACACCGGAATTATTTTTGCCGGCATCCCGCTAGGCCATGAATTCACCTCGCTGGTATTGGCTCTTTTGCAGACCAGCGGCCGAGCGCCGAAAGTGGATGGGAAGCTCATTGAGCAGATCAAACAAATCAAAGGCCATTACCGGTTTGAAACCTACATCAGTTTAAGTTGCCATATTTGCCCGGAGATTGTGCAAGCTCTTAATCTTATGAGCGTGCTCAATCCCGGCATCACCCATACAATGATTGACGGGGCTGCCTTTCGCGACGAAGTGGAAAGCAAAAACATCATGGCCGTACCTACCGTTCATCTAAATGGTGAATTTTTCAGCAGCGGTCAGATGACCTTGGAAGAATTTGTTGAGAAACTTGATACCACGCCCGACGCTGCCAAGTTTACCGACAAAGAGCCGTTCGATGTACTAGTAGTTGGCGGTGGCCCGGCCGGTGTCAGCGCGGCTATTTATGCCGCCCGCAAGGGTATTCGCACCGGTTTAGTAGCTGATCGCTTCGGCGGTCAGATCAAGGATACGCTCGGCATTGAGAATTTTATCGGTACCAAATATACCGAGGGGCCGAAACTCTCCTCCAACTTTGAAGAGCATGTAAAGGCCTACGATATTGATGTCATGAAAGCCCAGCGCGCAAAGAGCCTGACCAAAAAGGATTTCATCGAAATCGAACTGGAAAGCGGCGGGATATTGAAGGGTAAAACCGTGGTTCTCGCTACAGGCGCTCGCTGGCGTAGTATTGGCGTGCCCGGTGAAACCGAGTTTAGAAATAAAGGCATTGCCTACTGCCCGCACTGCGACGGCCCTGTATTTAAGGGAAAACGAATTGCCGTGATCGGCGGCGGTAACTCGGGCATTGAAGCTGCCATTGACCTGGCAGGCATTGTGGAACATGTCACCGTTCTTGAGTTCCTGCCCGAGTTAAAAGCGGACGGCGTATTGCAAAAACGGCTCTACTCTCTGCCTAACGTGACTGTTTTAAAAAACGTTCAGACCAAGGAAATTACCGGTACCGATAAAGTAAACGGAATTACCTATCTGGACCGCGCCACAGAAAAAACACATCATATTGAACTGGAAGGTGTGTTTATCCTGATCGGTCTGGTACCCAATACGAATTGGTTAGGTGAATCGGTCGAACGCAACCGTTGTGGCGAAATTGTCGTTGACAATCACGGTGCTACAAACACTCCCGGGGTGTTTGCTGCCGGCGATTGCACGACCAGCCCGTACAAACAAATTATTATCTCCATGGGGTCCGGCGCTACTGCCGCCCTCAGCGCTTTCGATTACTTAATCCGCAATTAA